GGTGTACGGCTCCAGCAGCTCGCGCTGGTCGGTCTGGACGAAGCCGCCGATGACGGCCTCCTGGACGGCGTTCGGCAGCTTGTCGGACTCGATGACCGACGCCCAGGCCTCCGCCTTGGCCTCCGGGGTCGGCCGGGCGGCCCGGGCGGTGGCGGCGTGCCGCTCACCGGCGGCCGTCTTGTCCCGCTCGTACTCGCCCGCGATCTGGTCCTCGTCGAAGCGCCCGACGGCCGCCAGCCGCTGGACGAACGACCAGCGCAGCTCGGTGTCGACGGCCAGCCCCTCGATGGTCTGCGTGCCCTCCAGCAGGGCGTCCAGCAGGTCCAGCTGCTCCGGCGTACGGGCCGTGGCCGCGAAGGCGCGGGCCCAGGCCAGCTGGTGGTCGGAGCCCGCCTCGGACGTCCGGAGGTGGGCCAGCGTGGCGTCCGTCCAGCGGGTCAGCAGGGTCTCGCGGGCGGCCGGGTCGGCGTACAGCTCGATCGCCAGCTTCACCTGCCGCTGGAGCGACTGCACGACGCCGATGTCCGACTCCTTGCCGATGCCCGACAGGACGAGGGAGAGGTAGTCGCGGGTGGCCAGTTCGGCGTCGCGGGTCATGTCCCAGGCGGAGGCCCAGCACAGCGCGCGCGGGAGGGAGGCCTCGAAGTCGCCCAGGTGCTCGGTGACGAACGCGAGGGAGTCGTCGTCGAGGCGGACCTTGGAGTACGACAGGTCGTCGTCGTTGAGCAGGATCACGGCCGGACGGCGCCTGCCGACCAGCTGCGGTACGGCCGTCAGCTCGCCGTCGACGTCCAGCTCGATGCGCCCGGTCTCGTCGTCACGCAGCAGCTTGCCGCTCTCGTCGTCGAGGTCGTACAGACCGACGGCGATACGGTGCGGCCGGAGCGTGGGCTCACCCTTGGCACCGGCGGGCAGGGCGGGGGCCTCCTGGCGGATGGCGAAGGAGGTGATGACCCCGTCGGCGTCCGTCTCGATCTCCGGACGCAGGATGTTGATACCGGCCGTCTCCAGCCACGACTTCGACCACGCCTTCAGATCACGCCCGGAGGTCTCCTCCAGGGCGCCCAGCAGGTCGCTGAGCCGCGTGTTGCCGTACGCGTGCTGCTTGAAGTAGGCCTGCACGCCCGCGAAGAACGCGTCCATGCCGACGTACGCGACGAGCTGCTTCAGTACGGAGGCGCCCTTGGCGTACGTGATGCCGTCGAAGTTGACGAGGACGTCGTCGAGGTCGCGGATCTCCGCCATGATCGGGTGGGTGGACGGCAGCTGGTCCTGGCGGTACGCCCACGTCTTCATGGAGTTGGCGAAGGTGGTCCAGGAGTGCGGCCAGCGCGAGCCGGGGGCGTACGCCTGGCAGGCGATGGAGGTGTAGGTGGCGAACGACTCGTTCAGCCACAGGTCGTTCCACCACTCCATGGTGACGAGGTCGCCGAACCACATGTGCGCCAGCTCGTGCAGGATCGTCTCGGCGCGCGTCTCGTACGCGGCGTCGGTGACCTTGGAGCGGAACACGTACTGGTCGCGGATGGTGACCGCGCCCGCGTTCTCCATGGCACCGGCGTTGAACTCGGGAACGAACAACTGGTCGTACTTCTTGAAGGGGTACGCGTAGTCGAACTTCTCCTGGAACCACTCGAAGCCCTGCCGGGTCACCGCGAAGATGGCGTCGGAGTCGAGGAACTCGGCGAGCGAGGGCCGGCAGTAGATGCCGAGCGGAACGGTCTGCCCGTCCGCCTCGTACACACTGTGGACCGAGTGGTACGGCCCGACGATGAGCGCGGTGATGTACGTGGAGATGCGCGGCGTCGGCTCGAAGCGCCAGACGTCGTCCTTCGGCTCGGGCGTCGGCGAGTTGGAGATGACGGTCCAGCCGGACGGCGCGGTCACCGTGAACTGGAAGGTCGCCTTGAGGTCCGGCTGCTCGAACGAGGCGAACACGCGCCGGGCGTCCGGCACCTCGAACTGGGTGTAGAGGTATGCCTGCTGGTCGACCGGGTCGACGAAGCGGTGCAGACCCTCACCGGTGTTGGTGTAGGCGCAGTCGGCGACGACGCGCAGCACGTTGCGGCCCGCCAGCAGTCCCGGCAGCGCGATCCGGGAGTCCTTGAAGACCTCGTCGGGGTCGAGCGCGTCCCCGTTGAGGGTGACCTCGCGTACGGTCGGGGCCACCAGGTCGATGAAGGACTCCGCGCCGGTCTCGGCGGAGTCGAAGCGCACTGTGGTCACGGACCTGTAGGTGCCGCCCTCCTGTGCGCCGGAGAGGTCGAGCTCGATCTCGTACGAGTCAACAGTGAGCAGCTTCGCCCGCGCTTGCGCCTCTTCGCGGGTCAGGTTTGTGCCAGGCACGCGGTCATCTCCTCGTATGTGTGGGTTGCGCCATCCTTCCATGGGATCCGCGGCCGACGCGATGTCCGTAACCCGCCGGTGAGCGCGGGTGGACCGGCGGTCCGCTGATCCCTGAGAGGGTGCCTTCTGCTGACGTTTCGGCGGGCCGGATGGTTCCGCTCCCCGGGGCTTCGCCTCGGTGCCGGCCGGCACCGTCCAGGCGCCGTCCGGCCGTCGAGGACGAGGCCGTTCAGGCCGACAGCGGGCGTCTGGGGGCGCAGCCCCCGGGAACGGGAGGGGACGGGAGGGGACGGGCAGGGGCGGCGGGTGGGCGAAAAACGCCTACCGGGCGCTCAGCTCCACCGCCACCAGCTCCGCGATCTGCACCGCGTTCAGCGCCGCGCCCTTGCGCAGGTTGTCGTTGGAGACGAAGAAGGCGAGCCCGTTCTCCGACGTCTCGTCGGCACGGACACGGCCCACGAACGACGCGTCCTGGCCGGCCGCCTGGAGGGGGGTCGGGATGTCCGACAGGATCACACCGGGCGCCCCCGCCAGCAGCTCCGTCGCCCGCTCCACCGACAGCGGGCGCGCGAACCGCGCGTTCACCTGGAGCGAGTGCCCCGAGAACACCGGCACGCGGACACACGTACCGGACACCTTCAGCTCCGGGATCTCCAGGATCTTGCGGGACTCGTTGCGGAGCTTCTGCTCCTCGTCCGTCTCGAACGAACCGTCGTCCACCAGATTGCCCGCCAGCGGCACCACGTTGAACGCGATCGGCCGCTGGTAGACCTGCGGCTCGGGGAAGTCGACCGCCGAACCGTCGTGCGTCAGCTTGTCCGCGTCGGCGACCACCTTCTGCGCCTGCCCGTGCAGTTCCGCCACACCCGCCACACCCGAACCGGACACCGCCTGGTAGGTCGCGACGACCAGCGCGTCGAGGCCCGCCTCGGCGTGCAGCGGCTTGAGGACCGGCATCGCGGCCATCGTCGTGCAGTTCGGGTTGGCGATGATGCCCTTGGGGCGGTCGACGATCGCGTGCGGGTTCACCTCGGAGACGACCAGGGGTACGTCCGGGTCCCGGCGCCACGCCGACGAGTTGTCGATCACGACGGCACCCTGCGCGGCCACCTTCTCCGCCAGCGCCTTCGAGGTCGCGCCGCCCGCCGAGAACAGCACGATGTCGAGGCCGGTGTAGTCGGCCGTCGCCGCGTCCTCCACCGTCACACCGTCGAGGGCCGACCCCGCCGAGCGGGCAGAGGCGAACAGGCGCAGCTCGGTGACCGGGAACTCCCGCTCGACGAGGATCCTGCGCATGACCGTGCCGACCTGACCGGTGGCTCCGACGATTCCGACCCTCACGGCGACTCCTTCTGTATGGCGCTGTATCACGCGACCGGTTGCGTGACCGGCGCATTTCCATCATGCGTCCCACCCGGGGCAACCTGTCCAATCCTTTGCCCGGCATGCCCGAGGAATGGGACGGGACACGGGCCGCGCCCGGTTGCGATCGTCCGGCCGCACCCATCCCGAGCTGGAGAAACCCGCCCGCCGGGGAGCCTCGGGCGCAAGCTGTACGGACCCGGGCCGACCGGGGACGGGCGGGGCCCGGGTCTCGCTTCGGTAACGGTGTGACGTACGTCTCTGCTGCGGCCGAACGTTTCGGGCGCCCTCGGCGTCGTAGGGAAAACGCGGCGAGGGGGAGGGTGCTGTGCTGCGCAGAAAGGCCCGGCGCGTCCAGGAGGACGACCACGGCGACCCGCTGGACACGGCGCAGGAGCGCAGGGTCCGGGCGGTGCTCGCGCTCGGCGGTGTGCCGCAGGCGGACCTGCTGGACGGGGTACAGCAGGTCCGCCTGCGGCTGCTGGAACGCACCGCGAACGGACACGAGGCGCCGCGTGACGTGTCGGCGTGGGCGGCGGTCGTCGCCTCCAACCTCGCCATGGACTGGCACCGGGCCAAGCGCCGCCAGGAACGGCTGGGGGAGCGGCTCGCCTCCCTGCGCCAGCCGGTGGCCCACCCTTCCGGCGAGGAGACGAGCCTGCTCTCCCTGGCCGTCGCCCGGGGACTCGACGACCTGCCCGACCCCCAGCGCCAGGTGGTGGTCCTGCGTTTCTACGCCGACCTGCCGGTACGCGGGATCGCCGAGGAGCTGGGCATCCCGGAAGGCACGGTCAAGAGCAGGCTGCACACGGCGGTACGGGCACTGCGCGCCCGCCTGCACGAGGACGAGGTGGTGTGACATGGCCGCCGAACACGACGGCGTGGACGCGTTGATGGCCGCGCTGACGGACGATCCGCTGCCCGAAGAGGCCCTCACGGACGCCGACTTCATGGCCGAGCACTGGTCGGCTGCGGCCGATGTGGCGCTGCTGCGCGAGCAGTTGGGGCTCATCGGGGGCGCCCTGGCGGCGCAGGAACGCACGTCGGCGGAATCGGAGGCGGTGCGAAAGCCTGTGCGCGAGTCGACGCGGAAGCCGGTCCGCGTCCCGCTGCGGGAACGGCCGTACTGGCGTCCGCTGCGCGCTCTCGCCCTCGGTGTAGCCGCCGTGACCGTCGTGGGGACCGCGTTCACGGGGGCGGTGTGGCTCGTCTCGCAGGCCGGGAAGGGGGTCGACTCGGCGACTTCCTCGGCGGCCGACTCGAAGAGTGACGGCGGCGAGGGCGGAAAGGACGTGTCCGGCTCGGGCGCCCTGACCAGCCCGGGACACCTCGCCTGTGCCCGCCTGGTCGTCGAGGGCACGGTCACCGCCGTCGACCCCGGACCCGGTGCCGATCAGGACCGGGTCACCTTGCGCGTGACCCGGTACTACAAGCCGGACAAGGGCCCGGCCGAGGTGACGTTCGTGATGGACCAGGAGGCGGACCCCCGGCCGACCGTGGGCGACCACGCCCTGATCGCCATCCCGACGGGTGCCGCCTCCCCCGACACCTGGACCGTCGACGCGAAGGAGATCGCCGCGGAACGGGCCGGGATCACGGACGCGCTCCCCGAATCACGCACCCGGCCGTGCGAGTGAACCGCGAGTCGGACAACGGGTGAACGGCAAAGGGGCGGGCGTCCGGTACCAGGTACCGGACGCCCGCCCTGTGGTCGTGCCTACCGCTACGGCGTGACCTTCTCGATCTTCACGTTGCCGATACCGGCGACCGTGCCGTGCGCGTTCACCAGGGACACCTGGCCGAAGAACTCACGGCCCGCCGGCGCGACCGCCGAGGCGACGATGTTGCCGGAGACGGTCGCCGAGGCGCCCGTGCCGAGCTTCACCGGGGCGTCGGAGACCTGGATGGAGCCCAGGGCGGACGAGTAGAAGACGTCCTGGTAGTCGTAGGCCGTCGAGCCGGCCGGGACCGCGTAGCCGATGACCTCGACGGTGTACGTGCCGGCGGCGGGCGAGGCGATGGAGACCGCCTCCTCCGAGTCTCCGTCGGCGGAGGTGCCGACCGCGGTGCCGGCCGCGTTGTACACGACCAGGTCGAGGTCGGCGGCCGTGTCGGAGACGTTGCCGATGGCGACGTCCAGGGACGCGGCGCCCGCGGGCACCTCGACCGTGGTCGTCTGGGTCTCGCCCTCGGCGATGGTCGGACGGGCGTTCAGCGCGGAGCCGAGCGGACCGCCGGCCAGCTTGCCGTCGACCGCGGCGAGGTTGTTCGTCACCTTCCAGGAGGCGGCGATCGGCGTGCCGACCTTGGCCTCGGGAACGGTCACGACGTCCGGGTCGAAGGTCGCGCCCAGGACGGTGGCGTCCAGCTTGTACGGGTTGTCGAGCAGCGGCGACGTACGGCGCGACTCGACCTCGACCTCCCAGACACCCGGCTGCGGGTTCGGGTACGAACGCACGTCGGGCGCGCAGCCGTTGGTGTTCGGGTAGTTGCTGTAGCAGTACGGAGTGCCCGTGTCCTCGACGGCGACACCGTACGGGTGGATCGAGATGAACCGGGTCTGGCTGGTGGCGGCCAGTCCGCTGATCGCGACCTCAAGGGTCTTGGCGCCCTCGGGCACGGTCAGGAAGTAGGACTGGGTGCTGTTGCGCTGCACCGAGTTCGACGCGGAGAACGTGTACTTGACCGGCGTCGACACCACGACCGTGGTGAGGATCTGCTTGTCGATGCCCTCGGTCTTCGGGTCGTCCACCTCGAGGATCGCGCTCTTGATACCGGCCGTGGCCGACTTCGCGGCGACCTTGACGGTGACCGGCTTGTTCAGCTCCAGCTTGACCTCGTCGGAGCCGACGATCTTGAAGGTGTCACCGGCGTTGTTCTCGAAGTGCAGCTCGTGCCGGACCGGCTTGGCGGGCCCGGACGTACGCGTCACGGTGATCTCGTACGACTTCTTGACGCCGGCCTTGAGGCCGCCCTCGCGGTCGTACAGGCCGGTGCCGAAGCCCGGGGTCTTCAGCGCGAAGTCGATCGCGGTGTCGACCGGGGCCTTGACCGTGTAGTCGTGGGCGGTGGCGCCGGCCTTGATGGCCTTCCACGCGTCCACGATGTTGATGAGGCCCGCGCCCTCTTCGTACGCCTGGGTGTCCTTGATGTGGTCGGCGTTCGAGACCAGGGCCGTGCGGAGGTCGGCCGGGGTGAGGGCGATGCCCTTCTCCTTGGCGGCCGACAGCAGCAGCGCCGAGGCGCCGGCGGCCTGCGGGGACGCCATCGAGGTGCCCTGGAGCATCGAGTAGCCGGCCGGGAGGGTGTAGCCCGCCTGGGCGACCGGGGAGCCGGGCAGCCAGGTCTGCGTGGTGTTGATCGCGGCGCCGGGCGCGGTGATCGTCGGCGTGAAGCCGCCGTCCTCACGCGGGCCGCGCGAGGAGAACGGCATCATCGCGTACTTCTTCGACACGATCGAGCCGTAGTTGGACGCCCAGGTCTCCTTGGAGATGGACGCGCCGACCGAGATGACCTTGTCGGCCAGACCGGGGTCACCGATCGTGTTGGCACCGGGGCCGGAGTTGCCGGCCGAGATCACGAGCTGGACGCCGTACGTGTCGATCAGACGCGTGTACAGCTCGGCGCGCGCGTTGTTGCCGTCGTTCAGGGCCGGGAGGCCGCCGATCGACATGTTGACGATGTCGACGCCACGGTTGACGACGAGGTCGATCATGCCCTCGGTCAGCGCGACGTTGGTGCAGCCCGCGGCGAAGAGGCAGGCGCGGGACGACACGAGCTTCGCGCCGGGCGCGGCACCGTTCATCTTGCCGCCGAACAGGCTGTTCGCCGCGGTGATACCGGCGACGTGGGTGCCGTGCTCGGACGAGATGATGCCGATGTTCGCGTAGTCGGCCTTCGCGCCGGCCGCGTTGTAGACGACGTCCTTGCGGACCTCGACGACGAACGGGATGCGCTCGGCGACCTCGGTCGCCGGGTTGTCCGTGCCGAAGTAGCCGACCTGGTAGCCGTCCTTGTAGGCCTTCATCGGCGTGTCGTCGGTGAAGTCGTGGTTGTCGTTCACGTCGACGGTGACCGTGCCGGCGGCGGCGTTGTACAGCACGCCCCAGACGTCGGTCTTGTCGCCGTCGCGGTTGACGTCACCGGCCTCGTCGCCACCGGCGGTGACGGCCTCGGAGAAGTAGCTGAACTTGTAGTCGCCGACCGGCGCCGTGAAGTTCTCGGTGCCCTGGCTGGTTGTGGTGATGGCGAAGGCCGGACCGGCGACCGCCCTCGTCTGCCGCAGCCAGCTGCCGTCGCCGTCGGAGACCGGGTCGGTGGCCGTCACCCAGTCGACGATCTTGCGCTCGCCGGTGGTGGTCTTCTGCAGCGCGGGGTGCGCCAGGTCGATACCGGAGTCGAGGATGCCGATGGTGATGCCGCGGCCGTCCGCCTTCGGGTTCTTCTTCACGAAGTCGACGGCGCCCGTCTCGAAGGACGGGTTGTACGGGTTCTCGGCGGGCGTGTTCTTGTCGGGCGCCGCGTAGGTCTTGGTCTTGGCGGCACTCGCCTGGGGGGCGGAGGCGGTGTCGGCACTCGGCGTCGGGTCGTCCAGCGGGATGTCCTGTCGCAGGTCGATCCCGTGCACGGAGGAGAGCTTGGCGGCGGCGGCGATGGCCGCGTCGGCCTTCGCGGTCGGGACGCTGGCGCGGACGTAGCCGACCTTGTCGAAGGTCCGGCCGACGATGCCGCCCTGGACCGCGTCCAGCTGCGAGGCGACCTGCTCGGTCTGGCCCGGCGCGGTGGCGATCATCATCGTGACGGTCTTGTCGCCGTCGGCCTTGGCCTCGGAGAGAAGTTCGGCGTCGTCGGAACCGAGCTTGTCGTGTGCCGACTTGACGGCGCCGTCGGCCGGGGCCGCGTCCGTCGCCGAGTCCGCGGAGAAGGCCATGGGTATGGGCCCTGCCGCGGAGAGCGCGGCCACCAGTCCGGCGGCGACGGCTATGCGCGCCACACGTCTCGCGCCCGAGATCGGTTCGCGCTGAGGGGTGAGGGTCATCGGCATCCCTTGTAGGTAAAGGAGCGTGCTTTGAGCGGCCGAGTTGATCGACCTTGGCCAATAGCGTCCGGAATACGACCGCCGGACGATCACATAGCTTTACCTAAAGGGCGGATGTTTGGGGATGGTTGACCGAAAGTATATAAACGAGTGGGGAAAACCCGCGATGCGCTTTGGCTGGATGAAGTCCGAATCACGGTGTTTCATACTCGGCGTCCCGCATCGCACCAGGCGTCGTCCGCGGACAATCCACCTGAACATTCCCGCCCCGCGCGCTAACGTCCCCGTATGCGCAAGACGCT
The DNA window shown above is from Streptomyces sp. NBC_01451 and carries:
- the pepN gene encoding aminopeptidase N, with the translated sequence MPGTNLTREEAQARAKLLTVDSYEIELDLSGAQEGGTYRSVTTVRFDSAETGAESFIDLVAPTVREVTLNGDALDPDEVFKDSRIALPGLLAGRNVLRVVADCAYTNTGEGLHRFVDPVDQQAYLYTQFEVPDARRVFASFEQPDLKATFQFTVTAPSGWTVISNSPTPEPKDDVWRFEPTPRISTYITALIVGPYHSVHSVYEADGQTVPLGIYCRPSLAEFLDSDAIFAVTRQGFEWFQEKFDYAYPFKKYDQLFVPEFNAGAMENAGAVTIRDQYVFRSKVTDAAYETRAETILHELAHMWFGDLVTMEWWNDLWLNESFATYTSIACQAYAPGSRWPHSWTTFANSMKTWAYRQDQLPSTHPIMAEIRDLDDVLVNFDGITYAKGASVLKQLVAYVGMDAFFAGVQAYFKQHAYGNTRLSDLLGALEETSGRDLKAWSKSWLETAGINILRPEIETDADGVITSFAIRQEAPALPAGAKGEPTLRPHRIAVGLYDLDDESGKLLRDDETGRIELDVDGELTAVPQLVGRRRPAVILLNDDDLSYSKVRLDDDSLAFVTEHLGDFEASLPRALCWASAWDMTRDAELATRDYLSLVLSGIGKESDIGVVQSLQRQVKLAIELYADPAARETLLTRWTDATLAHLRTSEAGSDHQLAWARAFAATARTPEQLDLLDALLEGTQTIEGLAVDTELRWSFVQRLAAVGRFDEDQIAGEYERDKTAAGERHAATARAARPTPEAKAEAWASVIESDKLPNAVQEAVIGGFVQTDQRELLEPYTDKYFAVVKEAWDSRSHEIAQQIAVGLYPAVQVSQETLAKTDAWLTAAEPNAALRRLVSESRSGVERALRAQAADAAAS
- a CDS encoding aspartate-semialdehyde dehydrogenase, with the translated sequence MRVGIVGATGQVGTVMRRILVEREFPVTELRLFASARSAGSALDGVTVEDAATADYTGLDIVLFSAGGATSKALAEKVAAQGAVVIDNSSAWRRDPDVPLVVSEVNPHAIVDRPKGIIANPNCTTMAAMPVLKPLHAEAGLDALVVATYQAVSGSGVAGVAELHGQAQKVVADADKLTHDGSAVDFPEPQVYQRPIAFNVVPLAGNLVDDGSFETDEEQKLRNESRKILEIPELKVSGTCVRVPVFSGHSLQVNARFARPLSVERATELLAGAPGVILSDIPTPLQAAGQDASFVGRVRADETSENGLAFFVSNDNLRKGAALNAVQIAELVAVELSAR
- a CDS encoding sigma-70 family RNA polymerase sigma factor; this encodes MLRRKARRVQEDDHGDPLDTAQERRVRAVLALGGVPQADLLDGVQQVRLRLLERTANGHEAPRDVSAWAAVVASNLAMDWHRAKRRQERLGERLASLRQPVAHPSGEETSLLSLAVARGLDDLPDPQRQVVVLRFYADLPVRGIAEELGIPEGTVKSRLHTAVRALRARLHEDEVV
- a CDS encoding S8 family serine peptidase, translating into MTLTPQREPISGARRVARIAVAAGLVAALSAAGPIPMAFSADSATDAAPADGAVKSAHDKLGSDDAELLSEAKADGDKTVTMMIATAPGQTEQVASQLDAVQGGIVGRTFDKVGYVRASVPTAKADAAIAAAAKLSSVHGIDLRQDIPLDDPTPSADTASAPQASAAKTKTYAAPDKNTPAENPYNPSFETGAVDFVKKNPKADGRGITIGILDSGIDLAHPALQKTTTGERKIVDWVTATDPVSDGDGSWLRQTRAVAGPAFAITTTSQGTENFTAPVGDYKFSYFSEAVTAGGDEAGDVNRDGDKTDVWGVLYNAAAGTVTVDVNDNHDFTDDTPMKAYKDGYQVGYFGTDNPATEVAERIPFVVEVRKDVVYNAAGAKADYANIGIISSEHGTHVAGITAANSLFGGKMNGAAPGAKLVSSRACLFAAGCTNVALTEGMIDLVVNRGVDIVNMSIGGLPALNDGNNARAELYTRLIDTYGVQLVISAGNSGPGANTIGDPGLADKVISVGASISKETWASNYGSIVSKKYAMMPFSSRGPREDGGFTPTITAPGAAINTTQTWLPGSPVAQAGYTLPAGYSMLQGTSMASPQAAGASALLLSAAKEKGIALTPADLRTALVSNADHIKDTQAYEEGAGLINIVDAWKAIKAGATAHDYTVKAPVDTAIDFALKTPGFGTGLYDREGGLKAGVKKSYEITVTRTSGPAKPVRHELHFENNAGDTFKIVGSDEVKLELNKPVTVKVAAKSATAGIKSAILEVDDPKTEGIDKQILTTVVVSTPVKYTFSASNSVQRNSTQSYFLTVPEGAKTLEVAISGLAATSQTRFISIHPYGVAVEDTGTPYCYSNYPNTNGCAPDVRSYPNPQPGVWEVEVESRRTSPLLDNPYKLDATVLGATFDPDVVTVPEAKVGTPIAASWKVTNNLAAVDGKLAGGPLGSALNARPTIAEGETQTTTVEVPAGAASLDVAIGNVSDTAADLDLVVYNAAGTAVGTSADGDSEEAVSIASPAAGTYTVEVIGYAVPAGSTAYDYQDVFYSSALGSIQVSDAPVKLGTGASATVSGNIVASAVAPAGREFFGQVSLVNAHGTVAGIGNVKIEKVTP